A DNA window from Flavisolibacter ginsenosidimutans contains the following coding sequences:
- a CDS encoding T9SS type A sorting domain-containing protein produces the protein MKQIFTLFAVLIFSFFSVNAQINQTFESVSALSQLTGNCWQFSGVAFSTSSQVNGANNLEVLPVTNGTNGVVSTPYVSLPNAASISFNYKLNTKLATNATRSIAVKLQAYNGTTTALTSVALDKQTPTTTQSLSTASTTASGVYKIVIEISGSSDGNTSVYLDDISIAGAYNYSAPYNCNGTASGPLPVYLKNFQSSLQGEQVQLQWQVAENETGDYFELEKSADGRTFKTAAFVMATEKKGDEGYSYTESLLAATYYRLKIVNKNKSVSYSNVIFVKKQTAEGNALNLLQNPVKQNLQFTFNADRAGLADVAVYNVNGVKVCQTKFNVQKGLNNLSTDLQNVNMKGTYLLEVRTSETRSVVKFLKD, from the coding sequence ATGAAACAAATTTTTACCCTTTTTGCTGTTCTTATATTCTCGTTTTTTAGCGTAAACGCACAAATCAATCAAACCTTTGAATCTGTATCGGCGCTTTCTCAACTTACCGGCAACTGCTGGCAGTTTTCCGGCGTTGCTTTCTCTACATCAAGCCAGGTAAACGGCGCAAACAATCTTGAAGTATTGCCGGTTACAAACGGTACCAACGGCGTGGTTTCTACTCCGTATGTAAGCCTGCCGAACGCCGCAAGCATATCGTTTAATTATAAACTCAACACCAAGCTCGCTACCAACGCTACACGCAGCATTGCCGTTAAACTGCAAGCTTACAACGGAACGACCACCGCACTGACAAGTGTTGCGCTGGACAAACAAACGCCAACCACAACGCAGTCTCTTTCTACTGCTTCCACCACTGCCAGCGGCGTGTATAAAATCGTTATTGAAATATCCGGCAGCAGCGACGGCAACACCTCTGTTTATCTGGATGACATTTCCATTGCCGGTGCCTACAATTACTCAGCACCATACAACTGTAACGGAACCGCAAGCGGTCCGCTGCCTGTATACCTGAAAAACTTCCAGTCAAGTTTACAAGGCGAGCAAGTGCAACTGCAGTGGCAAGTAGCAGAAAACGAAACGGGTGATTATTTTGAACTGGAAAAAAGTGCTGATGGACGCACTTTTAAAACGGCTGCTTTTGTAATGGCTACAGAGAAGAAGGGCGACGAAGGCTATTCGTACACCGAAAGCCTGTTGGCTGCAACTTATTATCGTTTGAAGATTGTCAACAAGAACAAGAGCGTGTCGTACTCAAACGTAATTTTTGTGAAAAAGCAAACGGCCGAAGGCAATGCTCTTAACCTGTTGCAAAACCCCGTAAAACAAAACCTTCAGTTCACCTTTAATGCCGATCGTGCGGGTCTTGCCGATGTTGCGGTTTATAACGTGAACGGCGTAAAGGTTTGCCAGACAAAGTTCAACGTGCAAAAAGGCCTCAATAACCTTTCTACAGATTTACAGAATGTAAACATGAAAGGAACTTACCTGCTGGAAGTAAGAACAAGTGAAACGCGTAGCGTGGTGAAGTTCCTGAAAGACTAA
- a CDS encoding D-alanine--D-alanine ligase family protein, whose amino-acid sequence MSGLIPFKKTLPFVLVLAPQVQTADETIDYYYDFSQSIEEFTRAFALLNLKWQWQTVTMQNYKALIDAATAMHKAKDLLIFNLCDGDEVNGVPGVSVIDYLEEKSLRYTGANHFFYQITTSKIVMKEAFDKAGVSHAPWFSITKPSFKLNGEFHHLPKPLIVKPAVSAGSMGLGVRNVVHTETELKTLVKELYKGHHGWQLSSGGFVAESFIKGREFTSFIIGSHNDLFVYPPVERVFHQSLPELEKFLSFDRLWEFYEDEKPIGDYEDFYNYFPVDKTLGEEIIALSKEAYKAVGGTGYARIDFRRDEATGNLFVLEVNAQCGLSEDENHTSIGAILRCAKEPYAFALQRIMADALQKKKQKQPTKISSSLSC is encoded by the coding sequence ATGTCCGGTTTAATTCCCTTTAAGAAGACCTTGCCTTTTGTGCTGGTGCTGGCGCCGCAAGTGCAAACCGCCGATGAGACAATTGATTACTATTACGACTTCTCGCAAAGCATTGAAGAGTTCACCCGCGCCTTTGCGCTGCTGAACCTTAAATGGCAATGGCAGACCGTAACGATGCAGAATTACAAAGCCCTTATTGACGCTGCAACCGCAATGCACAAAGCAAAAGACCTGCTCATTTTTAATTTGTGCGACGGCGATGAAGTGAACGGCGTCCCGGGTGTTTCGGTGATTGATTACCTTGAAGAAAAAAGCTTGCGTTACACCGGTGCTAACCACTTCTTTTATCAAATCACCACCTCGAAGATTGTGATGAAAGAAGCCTTCGACAAAGCAGGCGTTTCTCATGCGCCCTGGTTTTCCATTACAAAACCTTCGTTCAAATTGAACGGCGAATTTCATCACTTGCCGAAGCCCTTGATTGTAAAACCCGCAGTATCTGCGGGCAGCATGGGACTTGGCGTTCGCAACGTGGTGCATACCGAAACCGAATTAAAAACGCTGGTGAAAGAATTGTACAAAGGCCATCACGGCTGGCAACTGTCAAGCGGTGGCTTTGTGGCCGAATCGTTTATCAAAGGAAGAGAATTCACTTCTTTCATCATCGGTTCCCACAATGATTTGTTTGTTTATCCGCCGGTGGAAAGAGTGTTTCATCAAAGCTTGCCCGAACTGGAAAAATTTCTATCGTTTGACAGGCTGTGGGAATTTTACGAAGACGAGAAACCCATCGGCGATTACGAAGATTTTTACAATTACTTTCCCGTTGACAAAACATTGGGCGAAGAAATTATTGCCTTGAGCAAGGAGGCATACAAAGCCGTTGGCGGAACGGGTTATGCCCGCATTGATTTTCGTCGCGATGAAGCCACGGGCAACTTGTTTGTGCTGGAAGTAAACGCACAATGCGGCTTAAGCGAGGACGAAAACCATACGTCCATCGGCGCCATTCTTCGCTGCGCGAAAGAGCCTTACGCCTTTGCGCTGCAACGCATCATGGCCGACGCCTTGCAAAAGAAAAAACAAAAACAACCAACAAAAATTTCCTCATCGCTTTCCTGTTGA
- a CDS encoding APC family permease, with translation MSTAVKRKLKPIQLAAVIFLTVSGGPYGLEPLLQQTGSNAAFLLLLVTPLLWDIPTIFAILELNSLMPVTGGYYQWVKRALGLRWAFYEGWWTWLYTFADLAIYPVLFVQYLSFFFPQAEAYKIPVCLFIIWISAGINVLGIVPVGKVSLVLSALVLIPFLLLFGWSLMQHNGHLIIPTPSFKSTSFSNVGLGLYTVMWNFIGWDNVTTYAEEVDKPVRSYLVSVFVAFVAVLSIYLIATLISVNANMNPTILSEQGFPALGWLVGGDVLGGIIAMGGMASALGLYSAVLLSVSRIPEVMAEDGLLPKKLGALHPKYKSPYASIICCSVVVSVMVFWSFGELLIIDITLYGAALLLEYVALIRLRKLASQEHRPFKIPLNRAGLVCLALLPFSVYIVALTGAFLNSEKALAPALFALAALTSAEVVWLFVQRRKRKRFSF, from the coding sequence ATGTCAACTGCCGTCAAACGCAAGCTCAAACCCATTCAACTTGCGGCCGTCATCTTTCTTACCGTTTCCGGCGGGCCTTACGGGTTAGAACCTTTGCTGCAGCAAACCGGTTCGAATGCTGCGTTTCTTTTGCTTTTGGTAACGCCGTTGTTGTGGGACATCCCAACCATTTTTGCCATTCTCGAATTAAACAGTTTGATGCCGGTAACCGGCGGTTATTATCAATGGGTGAAACGTGCGTTGGGTTTGCGTTGGGCTTTTTACGAAGGCTGGTGGACCTGGCTTTACACCTTTGCCGACCTTGCCATTTACCCGGTGCTGTTTGTGCAATATCTCTCCTTCTTTTTTCCGCAAGCCGAAGCATATAAAATCCCGGTTTGTCTTTTCATCATCTGGATTTCTGCAGGCATCAATGTGTTGGGCATTGTGCCCGTGGGAAAGGTTTCACTCGTATTGAGTGCGCTTGTGCTGATCCCCTTTCTTCTTCTTTTTGGTTGGTCGCTGATGCAACACAACGGCCATTTGATTATTCCAACACCATCGTTTAAAAGCACTTCTTTCTCCAACGTTGGCCTGGGGCTTTACACGGTGATGTGGAATTTCATTGGCTGGGACAACGTAACAACGTATGCCGAAGAAGTGGACAAGCCCGTTCGCTCTTACCTCGTTTCTGTTTTCGTTGCTTTTGTTGCGGTGCTGAGCATTTATTTGATTGCAACGCTCATTTCGGTGAATGCTAATATGAATCCCACGATCTTGTCGGAACAAGGGTTTCCAGCGCTGGGTTGGTTAGTTGGCGGTGATGTTTTGGGCGGCATCATTGCAATGGGTGGAATGGCGAGTGCCTTGGGTTTGTATTCAGCCGTGTTGTTATCGGTTTCACGCATTCCGGAAGTAATGGCGGAAGACGGCTTGCTCCCCAAAAAGTTAGGTGCGCTTCATCCGAAATACAAAAGCCCTTATGCATCCATCATTTGTTGTTCGGTGGTTGTAAGCGTAATGGTGTTTTGGAGTTTCGGCGAACTGCTCATCATTGACATTACGCTTTACGGTGCGGCCTTGTTGTTGGAATATGTTGCGCTGATTCGCTTGCGAAAGCTTGCTTCGCAGGAACATCGTCCTTTTAAAATTCCATTGAACAGGGCAGGATTGGTTTGCCTTGCCCTGCTGCCTTTTTCGGTTTATATCGTTGCGTTAACCGGAGCGTTTCTGAATTCCGAAAAAGCATTAGCGCCGGCTTTGTTTGCACTGGCTGCGTTAACAAGTGCTGAAGTGGTTTGGCTTTTTGTGCAACGGCGAAAGCGAAAACGATTTTCGTTTTGA
- a CDS encoding DUF2905 domain-containing protein: protein MNQQTGKYIIVFGAFIVVVGAIVYFFGNKLHWLGRLPGDIRIEKENFRFYFPLTTMILFSVLLTLIINLVRRLL from the coding sequence ATGAATCAGCAAACCGGTAAATACATCATTGTCTTTGGCGCCTTCATCGTTGTAGTTGGCGCTATCGTTTATTTCTTCGGTAACAAATTGCATTGGCTTGGACGCTTGCCCGGCGACATACGAATCGAGAAAGAAAATTTTCGTTTTTACTTCCCGCTTACCACCATGATTTTGTTCAGCGTGCTGCTTACGCTTATCATCAACCTGGTCAGGCGGCTCCTCTAA
- a CDS encoding ATP-dependent helicase has protein sequence MQDYLKGLNERQREAVITTEGPLMIIAGAGSGKTKVLTTRIAHLMNKGVDAFNILALTFTNKAAAEMKERVEHILANREARNLYIGTFHSVFARILRAEAHRLGYPNAFTIYDTDDAKSVVKAVTNELNLDVQHYKPNAVYNRISGAKNALVGAKEYMADYYLQQEDMRANRPMIGHIYDAYQKRCFKNGAMDFDDLLFKMYELLKTFPEVLHKYQHKFKYILIDEYQDTNPAQYEIIKLLGAVSENVCVVGDDAQSIYSFRGATIQNILQFQKDYDEVKVIKLEQNYRSTQTILNIANEVIKNNKGQIPKTLFTENSAGEKIKLVRTMTDNDEGKFVADQIQEMRLRNHFKNKEFAILYRTNAQSRSFEESLRRANIPYTIYGGISFYQRKEIKDYIAYLRIIVNPKDEEALKRIINYPVRGIGKTSVDRAILAANERNISMWEVLTDAAASGFRAGTLQAIEEFVLMIKSFHSMLGSKNAYDVAFHVGKQTAFVKELFNDKSTEGVQRYENVQELLNSIKEFTETPASEESGEVGDKSLGAYLQQITLLTDSDQKDPDADTVKLMTIHAAKGLEFPVVFVGGLEEGLFPNAMSINTRDELEEERRLFYVAITRAKGRLYLTYANTRYKFGQLQQADASRFIEEIPAEYLDKSFAGGGVKNQGSSKLMGSAFERMNRGFGGTEKSEKSFVSTLIGGNGKPKETAHTPSANFVPSDVSKLEEGMRVEHQKFGFGNVVKLEGSSHNPVATIKFDANGEKKIMLNYAKLMIVPTTNE, from the coding sequence ATGCAAGATTACCTGAAGGGATTGAACGAGCGGCAGCGCGAAGCGGTGATAACAACCGAAGGGCCGCTGATGATTATTGCCGGCGCCGGCAGCGGGAAAACCAAAGTATTGACCACCCGCATTGCGCACTTAATGAACAAAGGCGTAGATGCGTTCAACATACTCGCACTCACGTTTACCAACAAGGCTGCGGCCGAAATGAAAGAACGCGTTGAGCATATTCTCGCTAACCGCGAGGCGAGAAATTTATACATCGGTACGTTTCACTCGGTGTTTGCAAGAATACTGCGTGCAGAAGCACACCGCCTTGGTTATCCAAACGCCTTTACCATCTACGATACCGACGATGCAAAGAGCGTAGTGAAAGCCGTAACCAATGAACTGAATCTCGACGTACAGCACTACAAACCCAACGCGGTTTACAACCGTATTTCGGGAGCAAAGAATGCATTGGTTGGCGCCAAAGAATACATGGCCGATTATTATTTGCAGCAGGAAGACATGCGGGCCAATCGCCCGATGATTGGGCACATTTATGATGCGTATCAAAAGCGGTGTTTCAAGAACGGCGCGATGGATTTTGACGACTTGCTTTTTAAAATGTACGAGCTGCTCAAAACCTTTCCGGAGGTGCTGCACAAGTACCAGCACAAGTTCAAGTACATTTTGATTGACGAGTACCAGGATACCAACCCGGCGCAGTACGAGATTATTAAACTGTTGGGCGCAGTCAGTGAAAACGTTTGCGTGGTGGGCGACGATGCGCAAAGCATTTATTCGTTCCGCGGTGCAACGATTCAAAACATTCTGCAGTTTCAGAAAGATTACGACGAAGTAAAAGTGATTAAGCTGGAACAGAATTACCGCAGCACGCAAACCATTTTGAACATTGCCAACGAAGTCATTAAAAACAACAAAGGACAAATTCCGAAAACGCTTTTTACCGAAAACAGCGCCGGCGAAAAAATAAAACTGGTGCGCACGATGACCGATAACGACGAAGGAAAATTCGTTGCGGACCAGATCCAGGAAATGCGGTTAAGAAATCATTTCAAGAACAAAGAATTTGCGATTCTTTACCGTACCAACGCACAAAGCCGTTCGTTTGAAGAAAGCCTTCGCCGCGCCAACATTCCCTACACCATCTACGGCGGCATTTCGTTTTATCAACGAAAAGAAATCAAAGATTACATCGCTTACCTGCGCATCATCGTCAATCCAAAAGACGAAGAAGCCCTAAAGCGCATCATTAATTATCCCGTTCGCGGCATCGGCAAAACTTCGGTTGACAGAGCCATTCTTGCCGCCAACGAACGCAACATTTCCATGTGGGAAGTGTTAACCGATGCGGCCGCGTCGGGTTTTCGTGCCGGCACCTTGCAGGCTATTGAAGAATTTGTGCTGATGATCAAAAGTTTTCACAGCATGCTGGGTTCAAAGAACGCATACGACGTTGCTTTTCATGTAGGCAAGCAAACAGCTTTTGTAAAAGAACTCTTTAACGATAAAAGCACCGAAGGCGTACAGCGTTACGAGAACGTGCAGGAATTGCTGAACTCAATAAAAGAATTTACTGAAACACCCGCAAGCGAAGAAAGCGGCGAAGTGGGCGACAAAAGCCTGGGCGCTTACCTGCAACAAATTACGCTGCTTACCGACTCGGATCAAAAAGATCCCGACGCCGATACGGTGAAATTGATGACCATTCACGCCGCAAAAGGATTGGAGTTTCCGGTAGTGTTTGTCGGTGGGTTGGAAGAAGGTCTTTTCCCAAACGCGATGAGCATAAACACAAGAGATGAACTGGAAGAAGAACGGCGTCTTTTTTACGTAGCCATCACAAGAGCGAAAGGAAGATTGTATCTCACGTACGCAAACACACGCTACAAATTCGGACAACTGCAACAAGCGGATGCAAGTCGTTTCATTGAAGAAATTCCGGCAGAGTATCTTGATAAATCTTTTGCAGGCGGCGGTGTAAAAAACCAAGGCTCGTCTAAACTAATGGGCAGTGCCTTTGAACGCATGAACCGTGGTTTTGGCGGCACAGAGAAGAGCGAAAAAAGTTTTGTGTCAACGTTGATTGGGGGCAACGGAAAACCGAAGGAAACAGCTCACACGCCTTCGGCCAATTTTGTTCCGAGCGACGTTTCAAAGCTGGAAGAAGGCATGAGAGTGGAGCACCAGAAATTTGGTTTCGGCAACGTAGTGAAACTCGAAGGCTCTTCGCACAATCCTGTTGCCACCATCAAGTTTGATGCGAACGGTGAAAAGAAAATCATGTTGAATTATGCGAAGCTGATGATTGTACCAACCACGAATGAATGA
- a CDS encoding diacylglycerol/lipid kinase family protein, protein MQRKLLFIVNPISGTRNKKNLREIIEQETRKIGFPFSIYPSVSNGDYSFLYPVIKDERFTDVIIAGGDGTINQAVNSLRKQNVQFGIIPCGSGNGLAFSAGIPKDPVKALQIAFNGKSKLTDGFTINKRFACMLVGLGFDAQVAHDFADAPKRGLTTYVKKTLQNFFTSTAYSFVINTAEKEIKTEAFFISVANSNQFGNNFTIAPKASLTDGLLDVVIMTKQNKLSVLFQTLKQISGFNKVQRVDIVDERSSLIYFQTESLHITNLDEAPMHIDGDPVETVKELEFKVKHDCFRLLQ, encoded by the coding sequence ATGCAGCGAAAACTTCTTTTCATCGTTAACCCTATTTCCGGCACACGCAACAAAAAAAACCTGCGGGAAATTATCGAGCAGGAAACCAGAAAGATTGGTTTTCCCTTTTCTATTTATCCTTCTGTTTCCAACGGTGATTATTCTTTTCTCTATCCTGTTATCAAAGACGAAAGGTTTACGGATGTAATTATTGCCGGCGGCGACGGAACGATCAATCAGGCCGTAAACAGCCTGCGTAAACAGAACGTGCAATTTGGCATTATTCCATGCGGTTCGGGCAACGGACTTGCGTTTAGTGCAGGCATACCAAAAGACCCGGTAAAGGCTTTGCAGATCGCCTTCAACGGCAAGAGCAAACTAACCGACGGCTTTACCATCAACAAACGCTTTGCGTGCATGTTGGTGGGCCTTGGGTTTGATGCGCAGGTGGCGCACGATTTTGCCGACGCTCCCAAACGCGGCCTTACCACGTATGTGAAGAAAACGCTGCAAAACTTTTTTACTTCAACCGCTTATTCTTTTGTAATAAACACAGCGGAGAAAGAAATAAAAACGGAAGCGTTTTTTATCTCCGTTGCCAACAGCAACCAGTTTGGCAACAACTTTACCATTGCGCCGAAAGCATCCTTAACGGATGGCTTGCTGGATGTGGTGATTATGACAAAGCAAAACAAGTTGAGCGTGTTGTTTCAAACACTAAAACAAATCAGCGGCTTCAACAAAGTACAGCGAGTGGACATTGTGGACGAACGCAGCAGCCTTATTTATTTTCAAACGGAAAGCCTGCACATTACCAACCTTGACGAAGCGCCTATGCACATTGACGGCGACCCGGTGGAGACGGTGAAGGAGCTGGAATTTAAAGTAAAGCACGATTGCTTTCGGTTGTTGCAATAA
- a CDS encoding SET domain-containing protein-lysine N-methyltransferase, whose product MQPDYSTTSVDYQYYDPPRNLSGLLPEAQVDHVFLNKLTTYKQLKELSTQGYACFVNLCEGYLQWEIPSIDVVYSLQLLKLPFTGPTTQLYDPPKEVMKYVAYAEGVKSPAYAVACKGDDVISACTHLSYPLFVKPAHAGDSLGIDEKSFVQNEKELLQKTESLWNDYNETLIEEFVDGREFTVLVAANAASPKTCMVFTPLEYVFPSNRKFKTYALKTSELHPECNFLVKDETIASMLKEAAERIFISFGCVGYARLDFRMNTNGEIYFLEINFTCSVFYTDGFEGSADYIIKGDGIGQEGFLRHIIAEGMARHERSRKKYAMKGNAISGFGIYAATNIKKDEVIFCGEEGEHRLVTKRHVEKDWSNDEQKAFRHYAYPISDEVFAIWDKEPENWAPQNHSCNPNTAYDGLDVIAIKDVAKGEELTLDYAAFLDETAASFECRCGAVNCRKIIRGKESNSVTEREARLKKITQL is encoded by the coding sequence TTGCAACCTGATTATTCCACCACTTCTGTTGACTATCAATACTACGATCCGCCGCGCAACTTGTCCGGCCTTTTGCCCGAAGCACAAGTGGATCATGTCTTTCTAAACAAGCTCACAACCTACAAGCAACTCAAAGAACTTTCCACCCAAGGTTATGCCTGCTTTGTCAATTTGTGCGAAGGTTATTTGCAGTGGGAGATTCCTTCGATAGACGTGGTTTATTCCTTACAGTTACTGAAGCTTCCGTTCACCGGTCCTACCACCCAGCTTTATGATCCGCCGAAAGAAGTAATGAAATACGTGGCTTATGCCGAAGGCGTAAAATCGCCGGCTTATGCGGTTGCGTGCAAAGGTGACGATGTAATTTCCGCTTGCACACACTTGTCTTACCCGCTTTTTGTAAAGCCTGCACATGCCGGCGATAGCCTGGGCATAGATGAAAAATCTTTCGTGCAAAACGAAAAAGAATTGCTGCAAAAAACAGAAAGCCTTTGGAATGATTACAACGAAACATTGATAGAAGAATTCGTTGACGGAAGAGAGTTTACGGTACTTGTTGCCGCCAATGCCGCATCGCCAAAAACCTGCATGGTGTTTACGCCGCTTGAATACGTTTTTCCGTCCAACAGGAAATTTAAAACCTACGCCTTAAAAACATCCGAGCTTCATCCCGAATGCAATTTTTTGGTGAAGGATGAAACGATTGCATCCATGTTGAAAGAAGCCGCGGAACGTATTTTCATTTCGTTTGGCTGCGTGGGTTATGCAAGGCTCGACTTTCGGATGAACACAAATGGCGAGATTTATTTTTTGGAAATCAATTTCACTTGTTCGGTTTTTTATACCGATGGTTTCGAAGGCTCTGCAGATTACATCATCAAAGGAGACGGCATCGGGCAGGAAGGCTTTCTTCGGCACATCATTGCCGAAGGCATGGCAAGGCACGAACGAAGCAGAAAGAAATACGCGATGAAGGGGAATGCGATTTCAGGATTTGGCATTTATGCTGCAACAAACATCAAAAAAGATGAAGTGATTTTCTGCGGCGAAGAAGGCGAGCACCGTTTGGTTACAAAGCGGCACGTTGAAAAGGATTGGTCAAACGATGAGCAAAAAGCGTTTCGTCATTATGCTTATCCCATCAGTGATGAAGTGTTTGCGATATGGGACAAAGAGCCTGAAAACTGGGCGCCGCAAAATCATTCCTGCAACCCCAATACGGCTTATGATGGCTTGGATGTAATAGCAATAAAAGATGTAGCCAAAGGCGAAGAATTAACGCTTGATTACGCCGCATTTTTAGATGAAACCGCAGCCTCGTTCGAATGCCGTTGCGGTGCGGTGAATTGCCGAAAAATAATCCGGGGAAAGGAGAGCAATTCGGTAACGGAAAGAGAAGCAAGACTCAAAAAAATTACGCAGCTTTAA
- the surE gene encoding 5'/3'-nucleotidase SurE — MNILIANDDGIYSPGLAALAQIAKDFGSVTVMAPDVERSAASHAITAHLPISYKKATIAVDGVQAFKVNGTPADCAALGTHICKTDVVLSGINMGPNLGNAMWHSGTLAAAKQAVLLGVKGIALSTPVGKAEPDFEALTPFVKQTLELLLKEDRLALYNVNFPPQPKGIMWTRQSVRLYDNKIEPAVDPMGRKHYWFTVIPLGPAEEGTDRWAVENGYVSITPLRLDLTDEAELQKRISSSTQTQKEGVKKI; from the coding sequence ATGAACATACTCATTGCAAACGACGACGGCATTTACAGTCCGGGCCTGGCTGCACTGGCGCAGATTGCAAAAGATTTCGGCAGTGTAACCGTGATGGCGCCGGATGTAGAGCGTTCTGCTGCTTCGCACGCCATCACAGCACACTTGCCCATTTCGTACAAGAAAGCAACGATAGCGGTTGACGGTGTGCAGGCCTTTAAGGTAAACGGTACGCCAGCCGACTGCGCCGCACTGGGAACGCACATTTGTAAAACAGATGTGGTGCTCTCGGGCATCAACATGGGACCAAATCTTGGCAACGCCATGTGGCATTCGGGTACTTTGGCTGCTGCTAAACAAGCGGTTTTGCTGGGCGTGAAAGGCATTGCGTTGAGTACGCCGGTAGGCAAAGCAGAGCCGGATTTTGAAGCGCTGACGCCTTTTGTAAAACAAACGCTAGAACTGTTGCTAAAAGAAGACCGGCTGGCTTTGTACAACGTAAACTTTCCACCGCAGCCAAAGGGCATTATGTGGACGCGTCAGTCAGTGCGGCTGTACGATAATAAAATTGAACCGGCCGTGGACCCAATGGGGCGAAAGCATTATTGGTTTACGGTCATTCCGCTTGGTCCTGCCGAAGAAGGTACAGATCGTTGGGCTGTGGAGAACGGCTATGTTTCCATAACGCCCTTGCGTTTGGATTTAACCGACGAAGCGGAATTGCAAAAGCGGATTTCTTCTTCAACCCAAACACAAAAAGAAGGCGTAAAAAAAATTTAG
- a CDS encoding diacylglycerol/lipid kinase family protein, which translates to MHNVQLIHNPTAGDEEHNRESLLAQIKAASFECRYSSTKEVGWKKTIDKDAELIAIAGGDGTVRKVVKQLFKQKLTRIPIAVLGLGTANNIAKAFGAYGNTEDVIQNWKNAQVKKVDIGLVQNVPGIDFFLEGFGFGIFPYLMKEMEKLEEEFPSPEEELKAAQKKLHKILMDYEPRQCQLEVDGTDHSGKFFMVEVMNIRSIGPNMVLAPMADAGDGELDVVLVPEAHKEKFSDFLLHKLSGGDTDTYQFHTLKAKNITIRWDGTRLHADDEMLKMEREVEVKISVKEGALQFIVPQDESANR; encoded by the coding sequence ATGCACAACGTACAACTGATACACAACCCAACCGCCGGCGACGAAGAACACAACAGGGAAAGCTTGCTGGCCCAGATAAAGGCAGCCAGTTTTGAATGTAGATATAGCTCTACAAAGGAAGTAGGCTGGAAGAAAACGATTGATAAGGACGCAGAATTAATAGCCATTGCCGGCGGCGACGGAACCGTGCGTAAAGTGGTGAAACAACTCTTTAAACAAAAACTTACCCGCATACCCATTGCCGTGTTGGGACTGGGCACGGCCAACAACATTGCCAAAGCATTTGGCGCTTATGGCAATACCGAAGATGTAATTCAGAATTGGAAGAACGCACAGGTTAAAAAAGTGGACATTGGCCTGGTGCAAAACGTGCCCGGCATTGACTTTTTTCTCGAAGGTTTCGGCTTTGGCATTTTTCCTTACCTGATGAAAGAAATGGAAAAATTAGAAGAAGAATTTCCTTCGCCGGAAGAAGAATTGAAAGCCGCACAAAAAAAGCTGCACAAAATTTTGATGGATTACGAACCTCGCCAGTGTCAATTAGAAGTGGACGGCACCGATCATTCGGGAAAGTTTTTTATGGTGGAAGTGATGAACATTCGATCCATTGGACCCAATATGGTGCTGGCGCCAATGGCCGATGCGGGCGATGGCGAATTAGACGTAGTGCTGGTTCCCGAAGCGCACAAAGAAAAATTTTCCGATTTTCTTTTGCATAAACTTTCGGGCGGCGACACGGACACGTATCAGTTTCATACGCTGAAAGCAAAAAACATCACCATTCGCTGGGACGGCACACGCCTTCATGCTGACGATGAAATGCTGAAAATGGAACGCGAAGTAGAAGTGAAAATCAGCGTGAAAGAAGGAGCTTTGCAATTCATCGTTCCGCAAGATGAATCAGCAAACCGGTAA